The following proteins come from a genomic window of Paucimonas lemoignei:
- the pilE_1 gene encoding type IV pilus biogenesis protein, whose translation MRFRSKGFTLIELMIVVAIVGILAAIAYPNYTEYTKRSQRSAIASLLSEQTQALERYYSQRGQYSNVDGSPLTLSAGNAFYTIAADRQLQTYTLTATPIGTTMMKGDKCGNFVITNTGKISNSTGLATRDCWGR comes from the coding sequence ATGCGTTTCAGATCCAAAGGCTTTACCTTGATCGAGCTCATGATTGTGGTGGCGATTGTCGGTATCCTCGCGGCCATTGCTTACCCCAACTACACCGAGTACACGAAGCGTTCTCAACGGTCGGCGATCGCAAGTCTTCTGTCTGAGCAGACCCAGGCGTTGGAACGCTATTACTCTCAGCGGGGGCAGTACAGCAATGTGGACGGTTCGCCTCTGACGCTTTCAGCTGGGAACGCCTTTTACACGATCGCAGCAGATCGCCAGCTCCAGACGTACACACTGACCGCAACTCCCATCGGCACAACCATGATGAAGGGCGACAAGTGCGGCAACTTTGTGATCACCAACACCGGTAAAATCAGCAACTCTACGGGGTTGGCAACCAGAGACTGCTGGGGCCGCTGA
- a CDS encoding type IV pilus-associated protein: MPIVKTLRCGLKYVYGVLLALYLMVPAYAAFIPAQVPLLSSSAVKPNVMLQVDNSGSMDTIILDAGYDPVPSRPRIYRVVYRCSFFIFCGYYQSDEVVPASTNADYVFINTLTTTGCNDGYSFWRNSSSSVVCLPLADPQGSGKTRYPVSYLSYLVSLALVNTDLSRIPTESRMTTAIDVAKKLVDVASKPSGNNSGLRMGLASYNVVRSGDSGPGGNIKQPIVDINAVQPRLYVPEVTAATADANYKALIKAIDTLSAEANTPLAETYYQVTRYFRGLTPFPAWDATSTLAKSPAVFTSPIQYRCQKNYGVVITDGLPTYDRTFPTDDPDYTSDPAMSLPNWDQINNDGPLKDESNEGDSLYLDDVAKFAYDIDMRKDTGSVKVDLAQKSWDVGGFPKQNMSTYTIGFTVADKMLQDAANDSHGHGKYFQANDNAGLTVALNLALSDIYAKIGSGGGGAANSATLTAGTRFYQTRYDPSDWHGTVMAYDLDSTTGALSDVKWTTDKLIVSGAKGQAFESWSTDTTPKKIELKYDSFSADQKTTLNSGLPTGVTGADLINWARGASIAKLRPRTILLGDIINSPLIASIPTDKTSADLAGSTSYSDYLRTKTQSMSYSLLVNANDGFFNVINADGTRRYAYLPSTALSSLATIATTGYGSGTHKFTVDGQIAVFDTQLGNSWRTVAFGGVGAGGSAYFAVKLFEGTADSTEALWEVTAPADQKSVNNPYYNLGYAYSKPDVGRMIDGTSVVVLGNGYGSFTGRASLFILNANTGAVIKEIQTPIVDAGETFNGLSSVKLAVNSQNIVQAAYAGDLKGRMWKFDLTGGVNDWKVAFSGKPLFNTLNGIKQPITVQPILLDHPSGNGKIVYFGTGKFSEVADKTSVDQQTFYAVWDAPTGVGGLVPGNLQQQSIIDPPISGKNATYYTSTSNDFEWTAKSGWFISLATATPYLGERIIYPAQTSRSRIIFTTAAVNSNDPCESVGTGRIFELDAAKGGMLTYQVLDTNGDNDVSSEDRIVSGMGIGTGIPNLASIVAGTASNNDNKYLIDSSGGAALKIVEKGGPANVYQRIMWRQIK, translated from the coding sequence ATGCCAATTGTTAAAACGCTTCGCTGTGGATTGAAGTATGTCTACGGGGTGCTGTTGGCGTTGTACCTAATGGTTCCGGCGTATGCGGCGTTTATTCCAGCACAGGTCCCATTGTTGAGTTCATCGGCAGTCAAACCGAATGTGATGCTTCAGGTCGATAACTCCGGAAGTATGGACACTATCATCTTGGATGCGGGCTATGATCCTGTCCCGTCTAGGCCACGTATCTATCGAGTGGTTTATAGATGCAGTTTCTTTATTTTCTGTGGTTATTACCAGAGTGATGAAGTTGTACCTGCTAGCACCAATGCCGATTATGTTTTTATCAACACCTTAACTACAACAGGGTGTAATGATGGCTATAGCTTTTGGCGCAATAGCAGCTCTTCCGTTGTTTGTCTTCCTCTGGCAGATCCGCAAGGCAGTGGGAAAACCCGCTACCCTGTAAGCTACCTCTCCTATCTGGTCTCGCTAGCGTTGGTAAATACGGACCTCTCCAGAATTCCCACGGAAAGCCGCATGACCACTGCTATCGACGTAGCCAAAAAGCTGGTTGATGTGGCCAGTAAGCCGTCGGGCAATAACTCAGGGCTGCGCATGGGGCTGGCATCTTACAACGTCGTAAGGAGTGGCGATAGCGGTCCGGGGGGTAATATAAAGCAGCCTATCGTGGATATTAACGCCGTGCAGCCCAGGCTTTATGTTCCCGAAGTAACCGCTGCAACGGCTGATGCCAATTATAAAGCGTTAATTAAAGCAATCGACACGCTATCGGCAGAAGCTAACACGCCACTGGCTGAAACCTATTATCAAGTGACGCGCTATTTTCGCGGCCTAACACCGTTTCCTGCCTGGGATGCAACGTCTACGCTGGCGAAATCCCCCGCTGTTTTCACAAGCCCGATTCAATATCGCTGTCAGAAGAATTATGGTGTCGTTATTACAGATGGTTTGCCTACTTATGATCGGACATTTCCAACGGATGATCCCGACTATACTTCAGATCCCGCCATGTCACTACCGAACTGGGATCAGATAAATAATGATGGACCGTTGAAAGATGAGAGTAATGAAGGGGACAGTCTCTATCTTGATGATGTCGCCAAATTTGCCTATGACATTGATATGCGCAAGGATACCGGCTCGGTAAAAGTTGATCTGGCTCAGAAAAGCTGGGACGTTGGAGGTTTCCCTAAACAGAATATGAGCACCTACACCATCGGCTTCACGGTTGCAGATAAAATGCTTCAGGATGCTGCAAATGACAGTCATGGGCATGGAAAGTATTTTCAGGCGAATGACAATGCGGGCCTTACAGTAGCTTTGAATCTTGCGCTCAGCGATATCTACGCGAAAATAGGCTCGGGTGGTGGTGGGGCTGCTAACTCAGCCACCCTGACAGCCGGGACTCGTTTTTATCAGACGCGTTACGACCCTAGCGATTGGCACGGCACCGTCATGGCCTATGATCTGGATTCCACTACCGGCGCATTGTCAGACGTCAAGTGGACTACGGATAAACTCATTGTAAGCGGTGCTAAGGGTCAGGCTTTTGAATCTTGGAGCACAGACACGACGCCGAAAAAAATAGAGTTGAAGTACGATTCATTTTCGGCCGATCAGAAAACAACACTTAATAGCGGTCTGCCAACCGGAGTGACTGGCGCTGATCTGATCAATTGGGCCAGAGGCGCTTCAATTGCGAAATTGCGCCCGCGTACGATACTGCTTGGCGACATCATCAACTCGCCCTTGATCGCCTCTATTCCTACCGATAAAACTTCAGCTGACTTAGCAGGTAGCACGTCCTATAGCGATTACCTGAGGACCAAAACCCAATCCATGTCATATAGCTTATTAGTTAATGCCAATGACGGGTTTTTTAACGTGATAAATGCTGACGGCACCCGGCGATACGCCTACCTCCCCTCAACGGCGCTTTCTTCATTGGCCACTATTGCGACCACTGGCTATGGATCTGGCACCCATAAGTTTACAGTGGATGGGCAAATAGCGGTTTTTGACACCCAATTAGGTAACTCCTGGCGGACTGTTGCATTCGGTGGTGTGGGAGCGGGCGGAAGTGCTTATTTCGCGGTCAAACTTTTCGAAGGGACAGCAGATTCAACGGAGGCTCTGTGGGAGGTGACGGCGCCCGCTGATCAGAAAAGTGTTAACAACCCTTACTACAATCTTGGTTATGCCTATTCCAAACCGGATGTGGGTCGTATGATAGATGGCACAAGCGTTGTTGTACTGGGTAATGGCTATGGCAGTTTTACCGGCAGAGCATCCTTGTTTATTCTGAATGCCAATACCGGCGCGGTTATCAAGGAGATTCAGACGCCGATAGTTGATGCCGGTGAGACTTTCAATGGTTTGTCTTCAGTCAAGCTGGCCGTAAACTCTCAGAACATCGTTCAAGCCGCCTACGCTGGCGACTTGAAAGGCAGGATGTGGAAATTTGATCTGACCGGTGGCGTAAATGATTGGAAGGTTGCTTTTAGCGGTAAGCCACTGTTCAACACGTTAAATGGAATCAAGCAGCCCATCACGGTGCAGCCGATACTGCTGGACCACCCGAGCGGTAACGGGAAAATTGTCTATTTCGGTACTGGGAAATTTAGTGAAGTTGCGGACAAGACTTCTGTAGACCAGCAAACGTTCTATGCGGTGTGGGATGCTCCTACGGGTGTTGGCGGCCTCGTCCCAGGTAACCTGCAGCAGCAAAGCATCATCGATCCGCCTATCAGCGGTAAAAATGCGACGTACTACACTTCTACGAGCAACGACTTTGAATGGACCGCCAAAAGCGGTTGGTTCATATCACTTGCCACTGCAACCCCCTACCTCGGTGAGCGGATTATTTACCCGGCGCAAACCAGTCGGTCGCGGATTATTTTTACGACCGCTGCTGTTAACTCAAATGACCCGTGCGAAAGCGTCGGTACGGGGCGTATCTTCGAGCTGGATGCTGCCAAGGGCGGCATGCTGACGTATCAAGTTCTCGATACCAACGGGGATAACGATGTCAGTTCTGAGGACAGAATTGTTTCGGGCATGGGGATCGGTACGGGTATCCCTAACTTGGCGTCCATCGTTGCGGGTACTGCGTCGAACAATGACAACAAATACTTGATTGACTCCAGCGGTGGCGCAGCCCTGAAAATTGTTGAAAAAGGCGGCCCAGCCAACGTCTACCAACGCATCATGTGGCGACAAATTAAGTAA
- the thiO_1 gene encoding glycine oxidase ThiO — MAKQVVIIGGGVIGLLTAFNLASEVEHVTLLDRSGLGLESSWAGGGIVSPLYPWRYSSAVTALAHWSQDFYPQLAEHLYARTGIDPEVHTTGLYWLDLDDEQQALDWAARQNRPLSAVDISAVHDAVPVLGDGYNSAIYMANVANVRNPRLVKSLKAALMALPNVTLIEQCEVLGFVRDGERVQGVATTLGDMLGDEVVLTAGAWSGELLKTLGLELPVEPVKGQMILYKCAADFLPSMVLAKGRYAIPRRDGHILVGSTLEHEGFDKTPTDVALESLKASAVELIPALADAEVVGHWAGLRPGSPEGIPYIGPLSGFEGLWLNCGHYRNGLVLAPASCQLLADLLLGREPVIDAAPYAPDGRVSGIL, encoded by the coding sequence ATGGCCAAGCAGGTTGTGATTATCGGTGGCGGTGTCATCGGCTTGTTGACGGCGTTCAACCTCGCTAGCGAGGTGGAGCATGTGACGCTGCTGGACCGTTCGGGTCTGGGGCTGGAGTCTTCGTGGGCGGGGGGCGGGATCGTTTCGCCGCTTTACCCCTGGCGTTACAGTTCGGCCGTCACGGCGTTGGCTCACTGGTCTCAGGATTTCTATCCGCAACTGGCTGAGCACCTTTATGCCCGCACGGGCATCGACCCCGAGGTGCACACCACGGGTCTGTACTGGCTGGACCTGGACGACGAGCAACAGGCGCTGGACTGGGCGGCTCGGCAAAACCGGCCGTTGAGCGCTGTGGATATCTCTGCCGTGCATGACGCCGTTCCCGTGCTGGGCGATGGCTACAACAGCGCGATCTACATGGCCAACGTCGCCAATGTGCGCAACCCACGCCTGGTCAAATCCTTGAAAGCTGCTTTGATGGCCTTGCCCAACGTCACGCTGATCGAGCAGTGCGAAGTGCTGGGTTTTGTCCGGGACGGCGAGCGGGTGCAGGGTGTAGCGACAACGCTCGGCGACATGCTTGGCGATGAGGTTGTACTCACGGCGGGTGCCTGGAGTGGTGAGCTGCTCAAGACCCTCGGGCTCGAGTTGCCGGTCGAACCCGTCAAAGGGCAGATGATTCTGTACAAATGCGCGGCGGATTTTCTGCCGAGCATGGTGCTGGCCAAGGGGCGCTATGCGATTCCACGGCGCGACGGCCACATTCTGGTGGGCAGCACGCTGGAGCACGAAGGCTTCGATAAAACCCCAACGGATGTCGCGCTGGAAAGCTTGAAAGCGTCCGCCGTGGAGTTGATTCCGGCGCTGGCGGATGCCGAGGTGGTCGGGCATTGGGCCGGTTTGCGTCCGGGGTCGCCAGAAGGCATTCCGTACATTGGCCCCCTGTCCGGGTTTGAAGGCCTGTGGCTGAACTGCGGGCATTATCGCAATGGTCTGGTGCTGGCACCGGCGTCCTGCCAGTTGCTGGCCGATTTGCTGCTGGGGCGTGAGCCGGTGATTGATGCCGCGCCGTATGCGCCGGATGGCCGGGTCAGCGGGATTTTGTAG